Proteins from a single region of Penaeus monodon isolate SGIC_2016 chromosome 12, NSTDA_Pmon_1, whole genome shotgun sequence:
- the LOC119579563 gene encoding uncharacterized protein LOC119579563, translating into MALLANKKGEARLTISRCCCLSLKTTALIVVATETLFILMCIVFMAIAKAMMPGFPLILSHFVVLELELLIQLIMSCVLLYGILKKRRELVRAWVWVRGVCFLTEFLMGTLSILIIQLWNVGLVLLLLSLIAFGNMLLIRSFGFHMQQRESGGESEVVSVEDLVKANPDSK; encoded by the exons ATGGCGCTCCTGGCCAACAAGAAGGGCGAGGCGCGGCTGACCATCTCCAGGTGCTGCTGCCTCTCGCTCAAGACCACGGCGCTCATCGTTGTCGCCACGGAGACG ctttttatACTTATGTGTATCGTCTTCATGGCTATCGCAAAGGCTATGATGCCAGGCTTTCCAC TAATTCTGTCGCACTTCGTTGTTTTGGAACTCGAGCTGCTCATCCAGCTGATCATGTCCTGCGTCCTGCTCTATGGGATTCTGAAG AAGCGTCGGGAGCTGGTgagggcgtgggtgtgggtgcgggGCGTGTGCTTCCTCACCGAGTTCCTCATGGGCACACTGTCCATCCTCATCATCCAGCTGTGGAATGTCGGCCTCGTCCTGCTGCTTCTGTCCCTCATCGCCTTCGGGAACATGTTACTCATCCGCTCCTTCGGATTCCAC ATGCAACAGCGCGAGTCGGGGGGTGAGTCGGAGGTCGTGAGTGTGGAGGACCTGGTTAAGGCAAATCCTGACTCGAAGTGA